From a region of the Triticum aestivum cultivar Chinese Spring chromosome 7D, IWGSC CS RefSeq v2.1, whole genome shotgun sequence genome:
- the LOC123170636 gene encoding uncharacterized protein: MAGSSRGRVPVDHSPQALPTALSPTSEGKVAVAADRPSVSGSPSPPFYEHRDWTDLLDVMLHQVIALLSSFQDFLAFAGTSRSWRSAASSFPSIYTSTFPPLHLKPDARYARRQQDSATRILLSKCKWQLVDPSRTALPPRCLAPRNAPSSAHYLGSSYGYLIFFDQTHCLLVNAYTGTKTKSPKLRPGNNFGNYYYGILTAPLNSSNSCLLLCSNTSMFQWKSGTHSWVEQPFASGGARILQIVFFKGQMFAIDFLQRIHIMQFLPQLAMHEVAAVRGEDMVIGLHFKPWLVVCGERLLLVDLSVVSDELYGIHGKFQGFHLDLSTEPAKWVEIEKLENWTLFITFDRRNPTFSCMSPERWGGKSNCIYVARPIEGSDEPWTAIELGQPVPSTTRAISSSLMRPPGDDGHFNQSHFIHFIQSTGEPMGAPELCL, encoded by the exons ATGGCCGGCAGCAGCCGCGGAAGAGTGCCGGTCGACCACTCACCGCAGGCGCTGCCCACCGCTCTCAGCCCTACTAG TGAAGGAAAAGTCGCTGTTGCTGCCGACAGGCCGTCCGTCTCAGGCTCTCCCTCGCCTCCTTTTTATGAACATCGTGATTGGACAGACCTCCTCGATGTCATGCTTCACCAAGTCATTGCTCTCCTGAGTTCATTCCAAGACTTTCTCGCCTTCGCTGGCACCTCCAGATCTTGGCGCTCCGCGGCCTCTTCATTTCCATCTATATATACATCCACCTTTCCCCCGCTCCACCTCAAACCTGATGCCCGTTATGCTCGTCGACAGCAGGACAGTGCCACGCGCATCCTTTTGTCGAAATGCAAATGGCAGCTTGTTGATCCTTCCAGGACAGCTTTGCCCCCTCGTTGTTTGGCCCCGCGAAATGCTCCAAGTTCAGCGCACTATTTAGGTTCCTCATACGGGTATCTTATATTCTTTGATCAGACGCATTGCCTACTTGTCAATGCGTACACTGGCACTAAAACGAAATCTCCCAAACTCCGACCTGGCAACAACTTTGGGAACTACTATTATGGGATTCTCACAGCTCCGCTCAATTCGTCCAACTCGTGTCTTCTCCTTTGTTCGAACACCTCTATGTTCCAGTGGAAGTCTGGAACACACTCATGGGTTGAGCAGCCATTTGCTTCTGGTGGTGCTCGCATCCTTCAGATCGTGTTCTTCAAAGGTCAGATGTTTGCCATCGACTTTCTTCAGAGAATCCACATTATGCAATTTTTGCCTCAGCTTGCCATGCATGAAGTAGCAGCTGTTAGGGGAGAGGACATGGTTATTGGCCTCCATTTCAAGCCATGGTTGGTGGTATGTGGCGAGAGGCTTCTCCTGGTTGACCTATCGGTAGTCTCTGACGAACTATATGGCATCCATGGTAAATTTCAAGGCTTTCACCTTGACTTGTCAACGGAACCAGCCAAGTGGGTGGAGATAGAGAAGTTGGAGAATTGGACACTCTTTATTACCTTTGATAGGAGGAACCCTACATTTTCTTGCATGAGCCCCGAGAGGTGGGGAGGAAAGAGCAACTGCATTTATGTTGCGAGACCTATTGAAGGTTCGGATGAACCTTGGACTGCGATCGAGCTTGGTCAACCAGTGCCGAGCACAACCAGAGCCATTTCATCCAGTCTAATGAGACCGCCGGGGGATGATGGCCATTTCAACCAGAGCCATTTCATCCATTTCATCCAGTCAACTGGAGAACCTATGGGTGCTCCCGAGCTCTGTTTATGA